The Xenopus tropicalis strain Nigerian chromosome 2, UCB_Xtro_10.0, whole genome shotgun sequence genome window below encodes:
- the LOC101731623 gene encoding interleukin-5 receptor subunit alpha-like: protein MIRKPICRMTGKYNLILGIAVVATNFISSQAEDFCEKQNSIHFPEGNGRVGGCRNSSTYINNISCKIYNFVNINCTWDMEANAPKDIQYCFVLRIKRTLLPCSQYLTNEENETIGCHIKDVAFKDKPKISLQFSNTKCQCQCQKKFKVSDIEMMKPPINITKQSQNGKEIIKWSRSPTVQLIKNNACFEYELKVWETDKDVLFRNLTTSKTEHTFDDLDKDKQYSVQIRGRKIKNCGLSKFWGEWSEPLFIGEDKKKIPGWIFPLICIIVMVFVLGTLLYLLKRYTLTFFTAVIPDPSSKLKFWFSSSELYFQKCAVPAQHECVPISEIEIVTVDSSMDSAQCGQGH from the exons TTATTTCTTCTCAAGCAGAAGATTTCTGTGAAAAGCAGAACTCCATACACTTCCCTGAAGGTAATGGAAGAGTTGGAGGTTGCCGGAATTCATCCA CATACATCAACAATATATCTTGCAAAATCTACAATTTTGTCAACATTAACTGCACATGGGACATGGAGGCCAATGCTCCTAAAGATATTCAGTACTGCTTTGTCTTAAG GATTAAACGTACCTTGTTGCCCTGTTCACAGTATTTGACAAATGAAGAAAATGAAACTATTGGATGTCATATTAAGGATGTGGCTTTTAAAGACAAGCCAAAAATCAGCCTCCAGTTTTCCAATACTAAATGTCAATGCCAatgccaaaaaaaatttaaagtttCAGATATAG AGATGATGAAACCTCCAATCAATATCACCAAACAATCGCAAAATGGGAAAGAAATTATCAAATGGAGCCGATCACCAACCGTACAACTCATTAAAAACAATGCTTGCTTTGAATACGAATTAAAAGTTTGGGAGACAGACAAAGATGTTCTTTTCCGG aatctcaCCACTTCTAAGACAGAACACACCTTTGATGATCTGGATAAAGACAAACAGTATTCCGTTCAAATTAGAGGAAGAAAAATTAAGAATTGTGGCCTGAGCAAATTTTGGGGTGAATGGAGTGAACCTTTGTTCATAGGGGAAG ACAAAAAAAAGATTCCAGGCTGGATTTTTCCACTCATTTGTATCATTGTTATGGTTTTTGTACTTGGAACATTACTATACCTACTAAAAag ATACACCTTGACATTTTTCACAGCGGTTATACCAGATCCATCCAGCAAATTAAAATTCTGGTTTTCTTCAAGTGAACTATATTTTCAG AAATGTGCTGTTCCAGCCCAGCATGAATGTGTACCCATTTCAGAGATTGAGATTGTGACAGTGGACTCATCAATGGACTCTGCACAATGTGGCCAAGGACACTGA